Proteins encoded in a region of the Paenibacillus sp. E222 genome:
- the nagZ gene encoding beta-N-acetylhexosaminidase, translating into MLDKCPPEELAKLDQRSVAMIWIYNGRNIEAEVTSHANKFRALGIEVMGAPAVRSFDWAEHQNYPVLPNRTDNLLQWAETADKLKLGCVVATNWTGPFSLGVPYGIFETTWYPMLLHADLAWNRKANTSTFIDRFLERFHGINPVTGHNLLGNYRVEDYYDVIWKLMDEVREHKEEAELIAIMHDFEVATDRSRAIHKYAYRWELYPGDDAEWRSLQNNYTRNRRGREGVLPRMKAALERYQPSDMAEHFVKSRFYLHDYLERTLYQELGLNAIHPPVDLTAMSLEDKIALMCVVGTPSTRAEPEFRGRMAQHRFGGIGIFPHNIESEQQTHALLAEVKNIAEGNGSPMPYYVSVDEEGGTLSKFKSFFPYIPGNRAVGLSEDPEAARLLGKIIGSELHALGIPMNWAPVLDVNTNIDNPVVGVRSFGEDPQLVAQFGVAYIQGMHEAGVAVTAKHFPGHGQVSGDSHIVLPECELTIEQLMGGPLLPFVEAIQAGADSIMMGHLVFPNIPESGGLPASLSPFFATELLRKRLGYTGVICTDDIEMGAIRKNFSPEDVGVLAVQAGNDMILMCHTPEFQSRVIAGILAAVRDGRINEEQIDESVLRIRQLYDQFRQYQAAAEPIPREQWGEAALMLARMTVKVSRDPQGLMPLKASMKYLLILPLQEQLTQADNSGSAEIRLAFLLKDEGLAVETCYCAMKPDAEQIKSLVLQASDADVVIQGTFNAHLFTGQLELAMALAAVKPLLNLVLRNPYDDAALPQTAGCILLCSTSDYSLRALVECMTDSK; encoded by the coding sequence ATGCTGGATAAATGCCCGCCAGAGGAACTGGCTAAGCTGGATCAGCGAAGTGTCGCCATGATCTGGATCTACAACGGGCGCAATATCGAAGCGGAGGTTACTTCGCATGCCAATAAATTCAGGGCGCTCGGCATTGAAGTGATGGGAGCGCCAGCAGTCCGCAGCTTTGATTGGGCTGAGCATCAGAATTATCCAGTACTGCCGAACCGGACGGACAACTTGCTCCAGTGGGCAGAGACAGCCGACAAGTTGAAGCTTGGCTGCGTGGTTGCTACCAACTGGACGGGGCCTTTCAGCCTCGGTGTTCCGTATGGTATTTTTGAAACCACTTGGTATCCCATGCTGCTGCACGCGGATTTGGCCTGGAACCGCAAAGCGAATACCTCCACCTTCATCGACCGGTTTCTGGAACGGTTTCATGGCATCAATCCTGTTACCGGACACAACCTTCTCGGCAATTACAGGGTAGAGGATTATTATGATGTGATCTGGAAGCTGATGGACGAAGTGCGCGAGCATAAGGAAGAAGCGGAACTGATCGCGATTATGCATGATTTTGAGGTGGCGACAGATCGTTCGAGGGCGATCCATAAGTACGCTTACCGCTGGGAGCTGTATCCCGGAGACGATGCGGAGTGGCGCTCACTCCAAAACAACTATACGAGAAACCGCCGCGGGCGTGAGGGTGTCCTGCCTCGGATGAAGGCTGCGCTGGAGCGTTACCAGCCCTCTGATATGGCGGAGCATTTTGTGAAATCCAGGTTCTATCTGCATGATTATCTCGAGCGTACGCTTTATCAAGAGCTGGGTCTGAACGCAATCCATCCACCAGTTGATCTGACGGCAATGAGCCTGGAAGACAAAATTGCCCTGATGTGCGTAGTAGGCACACCATCGACTCGAGCCGAGCCGGAGTTTCGCGGCAGAATGGCACAGCACCGATTCGGGGGCATCGGCATCTTTCCCCATAATATTGAGAGCGAGCAGCAGACACATGCGCTGCTTGCAGAAGTGAAGAACATAGCCGAAGGTAACGGAAGCCCTATGCCTTATTATGTTTCGGTAGATGAAGAGGGCGGCACCTTGTCCAAGTTTAAGTCCTTTTTTCCCTATATCCCTGGCAACCGGGCAGTCGGGTTAAGTGAAGATCCGGAAGCCGCTCGTTTGCTCGGTAAAATCATTGGCAGTGAGCTGCACGCCCTTGGCATCCCCATGAACTGGGCACCTGTGCTGGATGTGAACACGAATATAGACAATCCGGTTGTGGGTGTTCGCTCCTTTGGAGAGGACCCGCAGCTGGTGGCCCAATTCGGCGTAGCCTATATCCAGGGGATGCATGAAGCGGGTGTGGCCGTGACAGCAAAGCATTTTCCCGGGCATGGGCAAGTGAGCGGAGATTCGCATATTGTTCTGCCTGAATGTGAGCTGACGATTGAACAGTTGATGGGGGGGCCGTTGCTTCCCTTTGTTGAGGCAATTCAAGCTGGTGCGGATTCAATCATGATGGGGCATCTGGTGTTTCCCAACATTCCGGAATCCGGCGGACTTCCAGCCTCACTCAGTCCTTTTTTTGCCACGGAACTGCTGCGGAAACGGTTGGGCTATACGGGGGTGATCTGCACCGATGATATTGAAATGGGGGCCATTCGCAAAAACTTCAGCCCGGAAGACGTGGGTGTGCTGGCTGTTCAGGCGGGGAACGATATGATCCTGATGTGCCATACGCCGGAGTTTCAGAGCCGGGTCATCGCGGGTATTCTGGCCGCTGTAAGGGATGGGCGAATCAATGAGGAGCAAATCGACGAATCGGTTCTTCGTATTCGGCAGCTGTATGACCAATTCCGGCAGTACCAAGCGGCTGCAGAGCCGATTCCCAGAGAGCAGTGGGGAGAGGCGGCCCTGATGCTGGCTCGTATGACCGTGAAAGTTAGCCGAGACCCGCAGGGCCTGATGCCACTCAAGGCTTCCATGAAATATTTGCTGATACTGCCGTTGCAGGAGCAGTTGACTCAGGCAGATAATAGTGGTTCTGCGGAGATCCGGTTAGCCTTCCTATTGAAGGATGAAGGCTTGGCTGTGGAAACATGCTACTGTGCAATGAAGCCGGATGCCGAGCAGATAAAATCTCTGGTATTGCAAGCTTCTGATGCGGATGTCGTTATCCAGGGCACCTTTAATGCCCATCTATTCACAGGTCAACTGGAACTGGCGATGGCCTTGGCTGCGGTTAAGCCACTGCTAAATCTGGTGCTGCGCAATCCCTATGATGATGCCGCACTGCCGCAGACAGCCGGATGCATTCTGCTGTGTTCAACCTCCGATTACTCACTGAGGGCACTGGTGGAGTGCATGACAGACTCGAAGTGA
- a CDS encoding type II CAAX endopeptidase family protein: MSTNFSTMPSLNSEEEKVLIQKARRGLLVFFAMLIPLSILSYVLITKAPIFGLLLMWTPGLSSIFARIVLREGISDISLRIGGKQTLKSLPFILLFPVVIGLFAYGIAWVTGLVQYVTPDSFIEGPSGVILAGTILFQMIAGTAIGIISSSGEELGWRGYMLTRLIDARIPRPVLTSGIIWGVWHLPVMLFANYYSGPYPALSVILFMISVTSFSYLISRLRLTTGSIWPAILLHACWNAVIQDAFDISSSGKNVLLWTGESGILVALALLIAAWMMSRKPLVIRQL; encoded by the coding sequence ATGAGCACAAATTTTAGCACCATGCCCAGCTTGAATTCAGAGGAGGAAAAGGTTCTTATTCAAAAAGCCAGGCGAGGACTGCTCGTTTTCTTTGCCATGCTCATCCCGCTCTCCATCCTCAGTTATGTACTGATTACGAAAGCACCTATTTTCGGCCTGCTTCTCATGTGGACACCTGGCTTGTCCTCCATCTTCGCCCGTATCGTGCTGCGTGAAGGCATCTCGGATATTTCCCTGCGGATTGGTGGGAAGCAGACACTGAAGTCGTTGCCTTTCATCTTGCTTTTTCCAGTCGTCATTGGTTTATTTGCTTATGGAATCGCATGGGTTACGGGACTTGTTCAGTATGTTACACCAGACTCATTCATTGAGGGTCCATCTGGTGTTATCCTTGCAGGAACGATACTTTTTCAAATGATTGCGGGTACTGCAATCGGTATAATCAGCAGTTCAGGAGAGGAGCTCGGATGGAGAGGCTATATGCTCACTCGACTAATCGACGCCCGTATACCCAGACCCGTGCTGACGAGCGGAATTATTTGGGGGGTCTGGCACCTTCCCGTAATGCTTTTTGCAAATTATTATTCCGGTCCGTATCCGGCCTTATCGGTTATCCTGTTTATGATTTCAGTGACCTCTTTCAGTTATCTGATCAGCCGCTTGCGCTTAACAACGGGCAGCATATGGCCTGCGATTCTCCTCCATGCCTGTTGGAATGCCGTGATCCAGGATGCCTTCGATATCTCTTCCAGTGGCAAGAACGTTCTGCTATGGACTGGAGAATCCGGAATATTGGTGGCGCTCGCCTTGCTGATTGCAGCATGGATGATGTCGAGAAAGCCTCTTGTCATAAGACAGCTATAA
- a CDS encoding SDR family oxidoreductase — protein sequence MKNYLVFGASKGLGDAFVRGVPEQGDKVWIVSRTKPDNLKLEDGVERIWIQADLSDLHASEQICDALQNETLDVLIYNVGIWEKEGFEDHYTFDKDTPAEISNLIHVNVTSAIVCIQALLPHLRQSTAGKIILIGSTAGLNNANSTQVSFVASKFAIRGVTEALREHTRKDRIAVTCINPGELAAEVPYKDGIDRALSEYNGTRIPLQDMVSIVKCIVSLSNAACVKEINMPAITDINA from the coding sequence TTGAAAAACTATCTTGTATTTGGTGCCAGCAAAGGGTTAGGAGATGCATTTGTCAGGGGTGTACCTGAGCAAGGTGATAAAGTCTGGATTGTATCTCGCACAAAACCTGATAACTTGAAGCTGGAGGATGGCGTGGAACGCATATGGATACAGGCAGATCTGTCTGATCTCCATGCATCCGAACAGATCTGCGATGCGCTTCAGAACGAGACTTTAGATGTTCTCATTTACAATGTGGGCATTTGGGAAAAAGAGGGGTTCGAGGACCACTATACGTTCGATAAGGACACCCCCGCCGAGATCAGTAATCTGATTCATGTGAATGTAACATCCGCTATTGTTTGTATTCAGGCATTATTACCCCACCTCAGGCAATCAACAGCTGGAAAAATCATTCTTATTGGCTCGACTGCAGGTCTGAACAATGCGAACAGTACTCAAGTTTCTTTTGTCGCCTCCAAATTTGCCATTCGTGGAGTTACAGAAGCCTTGAGAGAACATACAAGAAAAGACCGGATTGCGGTTACGTGTATCAACCCGGGAGAACTCGCAGCCGAAGTTCCATATAAAGATGGCATTGACCGCGCTCTTTCCGAATATAATGGTACACGCATCCCTCTTCAGGATATGGTTTCTATCGTAAAATGCATCGTCAGCCTGTCCAATGCAGCCTGTGTAAAAGAAATTAATATGCCGGCAATTACGGATATAAACGCTTAA
- a CDS encoding helix-turn-helix domain-containing protein gives MKQYNLGIEATLEIIGGKWKALIICLLMSGVKRTGELQRSIDGISQKVLIQQLRELESDGLVRRHVYQQMPPKVEYSLTEYGVTANKIVDVMCTWGRENIALRQQQGEDIILLEK, from the coding sequence ATGAAGCAATATAACCTGGGAATCGAAGCGACACTCGAAATTATTGGCGGCAAATGGAAAGCGCTAATCATATGTTTATTAATGTCCGGTGTGAAAAGGACAGGGGAGTTGCAGCGCAGTATAGACGGTATCTCGCAAAAGGTCCTGATCCAGCAATTACGCGAGCTTGAGAGCGATGGCCTTGTCAGAAGACATGTTTACCAACAGATGCCGCCCAAAGTCGAATACAGCCTTACAGAGTATGGAGTAACTGCCAACAAGATCGTGGATGTGATGTGCACATGGGGGCGGGAAAATATCGCATTAAGGCAACAACAAGGAGAAGACATTATACTATTGGAAAAATAA
- a CDS encoding NAD(P)H-dependent oxidoreductase: MKTLVILAHPNIEVSRVNQRWKKELLQHSDITIHEIYKTYPDWNIDVSREQKLLEAYDHIILQFPLYWYSYPPLLKKWLDDVFTYGWAYGSTGNKLHGKKMGLAMSIGDKKENYTQGGSVSFTVDEVVTPFKASINHVGAAALPYFAVFGASFQATDEEINQSAQDYIRYIYEYQNEVGNLSI; encoded by the coding sequence ATGAAAACACTCGTCATTCTGGCGCATCCCAATATAGAGGTTTCAAGAGTAAATCAACGCTGGAAAAAGGAGCTGTTGCAACACTCTGATATTACAATTCATGAGATTTATAAAACCTATCCTGATTGGAACATCGATGTATCCAGAGAACAAAAGTTACTCGAAGCATATGATCATATTATTTTGCAGTTTCCGTTATATTGGTACAGCTATCCACCTTTGTTGAAAAAGTGGTTAGATGATGTGTTTACTTACGGATGGGCGTATGGATCCACAGGTAACAAGCTGCATGGGAAAAAGATGGGTTTGGCCATGTCTATTGGCGATAAGAAGGAAAATTACACGCAGGGTGGCTCCGTGTCCTTTACTGTAGATGAGGTGGTTACGCCTTTTAAAGCCAGCATAAATCATGTTGGCGCCGCAGCGTTACCGTATTTTGCAGTCTTTGGTGCCTCATTTCAAGCTACCGATGAAGAAATTAACCAAAGCGCACAAGATTATATCCGTTATATCTATGAGTATCAGAACGAAGTGGGGAATCTATCGATTTAA
- a CDS encoding exosporium glycoprotein BclB-related protein → MSFLSTGPIENNPVSGVRPTQSVTIKLDNRSDVATSTIQIQGYYMSGGMRVLYISETFDLAPNQVITNNYFANLDAFEFTFTTTATINDPIQVSVWGKSSTGSLVTAHRLVSSELLGEIPSITGATGATGATGTAGTTGATGATGTAGTTGATGATGTAGVTGVTGATGTAGTTGVTGATGTAGTTGVTGATGTAGTTGATGATGTAGVTGVTGATGTAGTTGVTGATGTAGTTGVTGATGTAGVTGVTGATGTAGTTGVTGATGTAGTTGVTGTTGTAGTTGATGATGTAGVTGATGATGSGAIIPYASGLPVALTTVLGGLLNTSSLVGFGNSATGVSVNGGIIDLTGAAGTLLNFAFSASRTGTITSLAAYFSTTAGLSLVGSTVTITAQLFRSTTPNNSFTAVPGALVTLAPPLTGILALGTISSGLTTGLSIPVAAGDRLLMVFSASVTAGVDVATTIAGYASGGLTIT, encoded by the coding sequence ATGAGCTTTTTATCAACAGGGCCGATTGAAAATAATCCTGTTAGTGGTGTAAGACCGACTCAGTCAGTTACGATCAAATTAGATAACCGCAGTGATGTGGCTACCTCAACCATACAAATACAAGGGTATTACATGAGTGGTGGAATGAGAGTTCTGTATATCAGTGAGACTTTTGACCTTGCACCCAATCAGGTAATAACCAACAACTACTTTGCCAATCTGGATGCCTTCGAGTTTACTTTTACAACAACAGCGACGATTAATGATCCTATTCAAGTATCAGTTTGGGGTAAGAGCAGCACAGGCTCTTTGGTAACAGCCCATCGTTTGGTTTCTTCCGAATTGCTAGGCGAAATCCCAAGCATTACTGGGGCCACAGGAGCAACGGGAGCAACAGGCACCGCAGGTACAACTGGAGCAACGGGAGCAACAGGTACAGCAGGTACAACCGGAGCAACAGGAGCGACAGGTACAGCAGGTGTAACCGGGGTAACGGGAGCAACAGGTACAGCAGGTACGACTGGAGTAACGGGAGCAACAGGCACCGCAGGTACAACCGGAGTAACGGGAGCAACAGGCACCGCAGGTACGACCGGAGCAACGGGAGCGACAGGTACAGCAGGTGTAACCGGGGTAACGGGAGCAACAGGCACCGCAGGTACGACCGGGGTAACAGGAGCAACGGGTACAGCAGGTACAACTGGTGTAACGGGAGCGACAGGTACAGCAGGTGTAACCGGGGTAACGGGAGCAACAGGCACCGCAGGTACGACCGGGGTAACAGGAGCAACGGGTACAGCAGGTACAACCGGAGTAACGGGAACAACAGGCACCGCAGGTACGACCGGAGCAACGGGAGCGACAGGCACCGCAGGTGTAACCGGGGCTACTGGTGCGACAGGTTCTGGAGCAATTATTCCTTATGCATCAGGACTTCCGGTTGCGTTGACTACGGTATTGGGCGGCCTTCTGAATACCTCCAGTTTAGTTGGTTTTGGCAACAGTGCTACAGGGGTAAGTGTTAATGGAGGAATTATTGATCTCACAGGCGCTGCTGGAACGTTGCTTAACTTTGCTTTCTCCGCATCGCGTACAGGAACGATTACTTCACTGGCTGCATATTTCAGCACGACAGCCGGACTGAGCTTGGTTGGATCTACAGTAACCATAACTGCACAATTATTCCGCTCCACTACACCGAATAACTCCTTTACAGCTGTACCTGGTGCATTGGTCACTTTGGCTCCCCCACTCACCGGAATTCTGGCACTGGGCACAATATCCAGCGGATTGACTACAGGACTGAGCATTCCGGTAGCCGCAGGTGACCGCCTGCTTATGGTCTTCTCGGCATCTGTAACAGCCGGAGTTGATGTGGCTACAACCATAGCCGGATATGCAAGCGGCGGTCTGACCATCACTTAA
- a CDS encoding DoxX family protein produces MVTWLGLSAYFLIGLSHFSIEADIKIEQVRGKETMDITLWIIQIILAAGFVYSGWMKTIRIESSKKMWAWVDDVPKSLVVLIGIAELLGALGLVLPWALNIAPLLTPIAAMALAAVTFLGMLFHIRRSEYRELGVNLFFMVLALIVTFGRL; encoded by the coding sequence TTGGTTACCTGGTTAGGTTTAAGTGCCTACTTCCTGATTGGACTTTCTCACTTTAGTATAGAGGCAGACATCAAAATTGAACAAGTGAGGGGAAAAGAAACGATGGATATAACGTTATGGATCATACAAATCATATTGGCGGCAGGCTTTGTATATTCGGGATGGATGAAAACCATTCGTATCGAGTCATCAAAAAAGATGTGGGCCTGGGTCGATGATGTGCCAAAAAGTCTGGTTGTTCTGATCGGAATTGCGGAGCTGCTCGGAGCGTTGGGCCTCGTTTTGCCGTGGGCGCTGAACATAGCTCCGCTGCTTACGCCGATCGCCGCAATGGCTCTGGCAGCGGTCACGTTTCTTGGGATGCTGTTTCATATTCGGCGCAGTGAGTATCGGGAGCTTGGCGTGAATCTCTTTTTTATGGTTCTGGCATTGATCGTAACCTTTGGAAGACTATGA
- a CDS encoding helix-turn-helix domain-containing protein, with amino-acid sequence MTVYCKFGTALDILTGKWKSLILLRLLSNSTMRFSELQKAIPDISKKMLAQQLKELEYHDIVHREVYAQVPPKVEYSITEYGQLMKPVLQTMSDWGAGHVQHMEKLHGEAGPNPSELRKIDSLG; translated from the coding sequence ATGACGGTGTATTGCAAATTTGGAACGGCGCTGGATATCCTTACGGGCAAATGGAAATCTTTAATTCTTCTTCGCCTGCTAAGCAATAGCACAATGCGGTTCAGCGAATTACAAAAAGCCATTCCCGATATTTCGAAAAAGATGTTAGCCCAGCAGTTGAAAGAACTGGAGTATCATGATATTGTGCATCGCGAAGTGTATGCGCAGGTTCCTCCAAAGGTTGAATACTCGATTACGGAGTACGGACAGCTTATGAAACCTGTGCTTCAGACAATGAGCGACTGGGGAGCAGGGCATGTGCAGCATATGGAGAAGCTGCACGGCGAAGCAGGGCCAAACCCTTCCGAACTTCGGAAAATCGATTCCTTGGGGTAA
- a CDS encoding ankyrin repeat domain-containing protein, which translates to MEFIYEDERLAMSVIQAIHTGDIPSLKQLLTQNPGLAKVKILERKPDNVDSDSRISRTLLHVVTDWPGHFPNGADTVRVLTRFGAEVNAPFVGPNIETPLHWAASSNDVQVLDALLDAGADIEAPGAVIAGGTPLDDAIAFAQWDAARRLVKRGATFALWHAAALGNIHALQEHFKGVQLPERYPWGTSTSPSPPDAVTVAFWCACHGGRRETAEYLLNRGAELNWIATWVGMTPLDTAKRHRWVELIPWLENQGAKSAGEIHR; encoded by the coding sequence ATGGAATTTATTTACGAAGACGAAAGACTTGCAATGAGCGTTATTCAAGCCATTCACACTGGAGATATTCCATCATTAAAGCAACTGTTGACACAGAATCCGGGATTGGCAAAAGTAAAAATATTGGAGAGAAAGCCTGACAACGTAGATTCAGATTCCAGAATCTCTCGAACGCTGCTGCACGTGGTAACGGATTGGCCGGGGCACTTCCCTAATGGAGCGGATACCGTGCGAGTACTGACCAGGTTCGGTGCGGAAGTGAACGCTCCTTTTGTCGGTCCAAACATCGAGACACCTTTGCACTGGGCTGCAAGCTCCAATGACGTCCAAGTACTCGATGCCCTTCTTGATGCTGGCGCAGACATTGAAGCCCCTGGCGCAGTCATCGCCGGAGGCACACCGCTGGACGATGCTATTGCTTTCGCACAATGGGATGCAGCTCGGCGCTTGGTTAAGCGCGGTGCGACCTTTGCCCTTTGGCATGCAGCCGCCCTTGGAAATATTCACGCCCTGCAAGAACATTTTAAAGGCGTCCAACTCCCAGAACGTTATCCTTGGGGAACAAGCACCTCCCCTTCTCCTCCCGATGCAGTAACCGTTGCCTTCTGGTGTGCTTGCCATGGAGGTCGCAGAGAAACAGCCGAATACCTGCTTAACCGAGGCGCCGAACTGAACTGGATAGCCACCTGGGTTGGAATGACTCCACTGGACACAGCCAAACGACATAGATGGGTTGAACTGATCCCGTGGCTTGAGAATCAAGGTGCCAAATCTGCTGGCGAGATTCACAGGTAG
- a CDS encoding phosphotransferase — protein MMSNNHLTREELQGYVYNVFGSGYHITQSARIHGGAQKVIYKLDCKNGFTCMLYVWDISSNYFQEEILNEPTFHSAYGSEIFSLNTRFLAQHGIRTPTLYDLNNDRGRHAYDFALVEYVDGQKAEAYFQHKNHKDRDALFQRIRDMLSNMHNIQRNVYGNANDNRKKAEPCYKVKRLDAETALSYASRHMSDIRKNDERLLEKLYELEAAIQPRDLYSFIHGELGPDHIWIDSAMQPCLIDIDGAGFFDLEHEHSFLEFRFGKFYHHLKSNDLDPERMTFYRFCHHLSLISGGLKLLHRQFPDQQFARGLAEYHTRCAVQMLDQ, from the coding sequence ATGATGTCCAACAACCATCTTACTCGTGAAGAATTACAGGGTTATGTGTACAATGTATTTGGCTCCGGTTACCACATAACGCAGAGCGCAAGAATTCATGGCGGCGCACAAAAAGTAATTTACAAACTTGACTGCAAGAATGGTTTTACTTGTATGCTGTACGTTTGGGATATTTCCAGCAACTATTTTCAGGAAGAGATCTTGAATGAGCCCACGTTCCACAGTGCCTATGGCAGCGAAATTTTCTCTTTAAATACTCGCTTTCTCGCTCAACATGGAATTCGAACACCAACCTTATATGATCTGAATAACGATAGAGGCCGGCACGCTTATGATTTTGCTCTTGTTGAGTACGTAGATGGACAGAAAGCCGAAGCCTATTTCCAGCATAAAAATCACAAAGATCGAGATGCGTTGTTTCAACGGATCAGGGATATGTTGTCCAACATGCATAACATCCAAAGAAACGTTTATGGAAACGCCAACGATAACAGAAAAAAGGCTGAGCCTTGCTACAAAGTCAAGCGGTTGGATGCCGAAACAGCCTTATCCTATGCATCCAGGCACATGTCAGATATAAGGAAAAATGACGAAAGGCTGCTTGAGAAACTTTACGAATTGGAAGCAGCCATTCAACCGAGAGATCTCTATAGTTTCATCCATGGGGAGCTAGGTCCGGATCATATATGGATAGATTCTGCGATGCAACCATGCCTTATCGATATTGATGGCGCAGGATTTTTCGATCTCGAACATGAGCATAGCTTTCTGGAGTTTCGATTTGGAAAATTTTATCATCACTTGAAAAGTAACGATCTCGACCCTGAGCGGATGACATTTTATCGATTTTGCCATCATTTGTCCCTGATATCAGGAGGATTGAAACTGCTTCACAGACAATTCCCCGATCAGCAATTTGCTAGAGGTCTCGCGGAGTATCATACCAGATGCGCAGTTCAGATGCTTGACCAATAA
- a CDS encoding imm11 family protein produces the protein MNYYFLESQYPRRGFISGGTTFTPQLDMNYVAIENPLPEGTTAEVELLSSVRNLNVDYFETITGTRHVSDRFKTLLEETKTNTQFIPTTVCYHDGRSVEKTYWTAHQLDRLDVFDYERSEYGRKAVIAASVRQPPRKIVKVVSRICLHEEQIGEHEFFMLNYINIFKPIVSKDFYEVCRKHKLNLNVTAVGDVSP, from the coding sequence TTGAACTATTATTTTCTGGAATCTCAATATCCACGTAGAGGGTTTATTAGTGGTGGAACGACCTTCACTCCCCAATTAGATATGAATTATGTGGCGATAGAGAATCCGTTGCCAGAGGGGACAACCGCAGAGGTTGAGCTACTGTCTTCGGTGCGCAACCTGAATGTAGATTATTTCGAGACGATCACAGGAACAAGACACGTATCAGATCGTTTTAAAACGCTGTTGGAGGAAACGAAAACAAACACCCAGTTTATTCCGACAACGGTGTGTTACCACGACGGTCGTTCGGTTGAAAAAACCTATTGGACTGCACATCAGCTTGACCGTTTGGATGTTTTTGATTATGAACGATCGGAATATGGGCGCAAAGCGGTCATTGCTGCATCTGTACGACAGCCTCCACGTAAGATCGTCAAAGTTGTATCTCGCATCTGCCTTCATGAAGAGCAAATTGGCGAGCATGAATTTTTTATGCTGAATTATATCAATATCTTCAAACCCATTGTTTCAAAAGATTTTTACGAAGTATGCCGAAAACATAAGCTGAATCTAAACGTTACAGCAGTCGGAGATGTAAGCCCCTAA
- a CDS encoding TetR/AcrR family transcriptional regulator, whose protein sequence is MPKIVDHEKMKNIIAEATWKIISEQGIHHATSRTIAKEAGLSQGALRHYFSKQESLLAFAMELVKEKVLTRLSNLNARELAPQERIVEYLLELVPTDEQTLLEMEVWFAFVSYGKTQKGFDSNYEDLQNAIRNCIMYLKNEGLLRTTDEEKEQEKLYAFMNGMALNLYLEPHKINRTRSKEMIQDYINWIIR, encoded by the coding sequence ATGCCAAAAATCGTGGACCATGAGAAAATGAAGAATATTATTGCTGAAGCTACTTGGAAAATCATTAGTGAGCAAGGCATTCATCATGCAACGTCAAGAACGATTGCGAAGGAGGCCGGACTATCACAAGGCGCTTTAAGACATTATTTTTCCAAACAAGAGAGCCTGCTAGCATTTGCAATGGAGTTAGTTAAAGAAAAGGTACTTACTCGGCTGAGCAATCTGAATGCAAGAGAACTGGCGCCTCAAGAAAGAATTGTTGAATACTTGCTCGAGCTAGTGCCGACTGATGAACAAACATTATTGGAAATGGAGGTTTGGTTTGCATTTGTAAGCTATGGAAAAACGCAAAAAGGGTTCGATTCCAATTATGAGGACCTGCAAAACGCAATCAGGAACTGCATTATGTACTTGAAAAATGAAGGTCTTCTGCGCACTACCGATGAAGAGAAGGAACAAGAAAAACTGTATGCCTTTATGAATGGGATGGCTCTCAATTTGTATCTAGAGCCGCATAAGATAAATCGAACACGAAGCAAAGAAATGATACAAGACTATATCAATTGGATTATACGTTGA